The Priestia megaterium NBRC 15308 = ATCC 14581 region AATAGAAGAAAGTGAAACTTTGGCTTTTCCAATTGATGTTAAATTCATCTCAATATAAGAAGAAATTTCCTCTGCAACTACGAGCTGAATATCGTCTCCCGCGACCAAAATATCGCCAAATTTTGAACGGCGCAGTCCTAAGGACATCGCCGAACCAAGAACTTGAGGATGTTCAATCTTCACAAACTTTTTAGGATAATTGAGCTCGTACATATGCAACTGAAAATCTTCACTTTCAGGTACATAGTAATCCGGGTATAGCAGCGCGCGCTTGCGTTCAGCAAACGGTTGTCCACCATCAAATGAAACTTGAACCTCTCCTTCAGTCCCGACAATAGCCGTCACAATATGCTGCTCTCTTGGATCTAAAAAGTCCGTTAGCTTTGGGCTGTATTGATGTAGGACATCTTCTTTCCACTGAAGAACCTGGTCAATAAATCCATGTTCTTCTTGCCTAAAATGTTCATAAATAGACATATTATTACTCCTACTATTGGTATGTAAAAAAGGAATCCAGCGATTCCTTTTTAAATAAATCCAACCATACTGTGAAGTGAACGTACACCTGCTTGTGCAAATCGTAGTAAAAAGATTGCGACAAGAGGTGAAATATCAATCATGCCAATAGGCGGAATGATTTTACGAAAAGGCTCTAAGTAAGGCTCACAAATGCTGCCAAGCAGCTGACCAAACTTAGACGCCCTTACATCAGGTACCCAAGACATCAAAATGTAAATAATCAGTGCCCATGAGTAAAGACCAATCAATTGTCCAAGAATCCCAAAAACGATGTCCAAAAACTACCACCTCTTTACGTTTGTTGTATCATGTTCTCCCATCATATCTGAAATGCTTCCGCTTACGTCTACATTATCAGGTGTACATAAAAAGATGTCGGTTCCAATTTTTTGAATGTCCCCGCCTAAAGC contains the following coding sequences:
- a CDS encoding RNA-binding protein; the encoded protein is MSIYEHFRQEEHGFIDQVLQWKEDVLHQYSPKLTDFLDPREQHIVTAIVGTEGEVQVSFDGGQPFAERKRALLYPDYYVPESEDFQLHMYELNYPKKFVKIEHPQVLGSAMSLGLRRSKFGDILVAGDDIQLVVAEEISSYIEMNLTSIGKAKVSLSSIQREQLHVVKEELVEHVYTVSSMRLDVLLSTIHNLSRQKVQPFIANGAVKVNFKVIEQPSFECHEGDILSLRGHGRSRIVSLEGKTKKEKWRIVVGKQK
- a CDS encoding YggT family protein, yielding MDIVFGILGQLIGLYSWALIIYILMSWVPDVRASKFGQLLGSICEPYLEPFRKIIPPIGMIDISPLVAIFLLRFAQAGVRSLHSMVGFI